The Terriglobus roseus sequence TTCAAACTCGAGAGGATTCTGCGTCGCAAAGACAGTGAAGTACCCGTCCAGTACATGGGTGTCACCGTCCAGCGTCACCTGCCGCTCTTCCATGCTTTCCAGCAAGGCAGCCTGCGTGCGTGGCGGCATGCGGTTCACCTCATCGGCCAGCAGGAACTGTGTGAACACAGGTCCGCGATGCAGCGAGAACTCGCCCGTCTTCGGCGAGAAGACATTCGTTCCGAGGATGTCCGCGGGCATCGTATCCGGCGTGCCCTGCACACGGCGAAAGTCCAGCGCCAGGAAGCGTGCCAGCGTCTTCACGGCCAGCGTCTTCGCTACGCCGGGCACACCCTCGATCAACGCGTGTCCGCCACACAGCAGCGTCAGCAGCGCCTGTTCCACCAGCTCCTGTTGTCCAGCCAGAACCTTCCCAAGCTCGGCGCGTCCGCTGCGGAACAGTTCCAGTGATGGGCTTGTCTCGTAAGTCACGTTGTCTCCACTTTGATCATTCGGTTTCCTGACAGATTGTCTGCGTTCGCAGGAAGGGCCTTGCGAAGTCGAGCAATCTCCCGGTCGATCGCCTGCACCAGCGTCAGCGCATCACGCGGCCTCAGCTTGTCATAGCGCGCTGTATCGGCCCGTTCCAGTACCCGCTGCAACGGATGCGGATCGATGCCAAAACGATCGCCCACGATGGTTGCGACAGCGAGTGCATCCGAGTTCGCGGTCGCTGGCGTGAGACCGCAGACGCTCACAAGAAATCGACTCAGTCTACGGCGAGCAGCTTCGGTCGCAGGCTCCGTAACCCCCGCACGTTGATAGAGCGCCCCCATATTCTGCGCGAACTCAACCGGTGAGGTGCGCGGCACATGGAGTGGCTCGCGGATGGGACCGCTACGGCGGCTGTAGCTCAAGAGCAGAAGCACGACCACCAGACCAGCCTGCACCGCCAGGGATCGCAGCGGCAGCCCCTTCAGGTAGTCCGCGGCAGCCGCGTTTTGGCCATGGTAAAACTCGTCGAAGATCACGCGACGCGCGCCGGCACCCTTTGCAGGCCCGACCGAAAGCAATAGCAGATGCAGGCTGCTGTCCTGCGCGATGCCGCGATTGGTCATCGCTTCTGACGAACTCCACCACACCATTTCACCTCCATGTGGATATGGTCGGTGAACCACCACGGCATCGCTGCCGCACCGCTGATCCACGCGGACTGCGGGCTCCGGCGCGTTCCAAGGGGACATGTCGTAGGTGGACACGGCACCCACCTGCGCAAGCGCATCGGCACCTTCCGGGACGGAGGTACAGAGCTCGCCAACGAATTGTGTCGCCTTGCCGGTGCGCCCGCCCGGCAGAAAGTACGCTCCACGAAAACCTGTAGCGAGGACACGGCCGCCGCGCTGCAGGAAGCGCTCCACCGCGCCATATTGCTGCTTCTGTTCGCCCTCCGCCGGCGCATAGGGCTCAGCGAGGATGTAAGTTGTGTGCGGAGCATCAGCAGCATCCAGTGCCGTTGTCGCAGCAACGTCGGATCGCGAAACCTCATAGCCAAGCTCACCCATCAGCACGAACGCTCCCTTGGCCCCGTGCGTGCCGGAGTTGTAGGTCGTCGGCATAGGATCGTCGTCGTGCGTGACCGGCGCAACGAACGCCGTCAACGCCACAATGACCACCACTGCCGCGAGCAGCCACAGCACGATCCGGCGATCGGCACTTCCGCTCATGCGCGCAACTCCCGGGCGGACGGATGCAGGGTCTCATAGTGCTGCAGCGCCTCGTTATAGTCCGACTCGGCAGCTGGCTGTTGACCATACCAGATGCGCTCAAACGCACCAGTCTGGGCGCGCAGAGGTTCACGTAGTTGCGACGCTGGAGCAATCAACTGCAAAGCCTCACGCGGTGTACGCGTCCCGCTGCGGCGCAACGTGCGACGGTCTTCCAGTGCCACAATCGACGCCCAATAGAGACAGTGCACGGCATCACGCCATTCGCCGTTTGCAGCATGCGTACGCGCCACTTCAGCCCATGCACGCGATTCCGCATCAGCCTGCGCGCGCGCCGATTCGCCACCCAACCTGCCCAGCGCGATGCGCTGACGATCCAGCGCTCGAAGCACCCACAACACAAGCAGCGACGCGGCGAGGATCACCGTTCCCCACTGCAGCGCCGTACCCAGCCAGGGAGCCATGCGGCCGAGAGAGGACACGCCACGAAACAACTTTGATATCTGTCGCGAGATCCACGAACCAATGCGCTCCGTCAGCGAGTACTCAGCCGCGGTCGTCCGAAACTCCTTACGGGCGAGCACCGCGTCTCGAGAGACTCGCTCCCTCGCTGTAAGCGCAATCGCCTTTGGCAGCGCATCGATCTCCGCTTCCTGCTCGGCGAGCCGCTCGGCTGCGCGCGGCAGCAGTTCACCACGCAATCGATGCGTTGGATCATTACTGTCATCCAGCAGATTTCGCAGCCACCCATAACGCTCCGCCACATGCGTGCCATCGGGCAGTGCAACGCGGTCGTCATCGCCCACTGCTGCAGCGTCACACGCAGTGACGACGCGACCGCAATCTGTCACCAGCTGACGCAGGCGTTTCAGGTGTTCGCGATAGGCCGTCGGGGAGACATCGCGTAATGGCGCCAGGCCTGCGTGCGGCACCATTGCCGGGAGTTGTGGCTGCGCGCTCGCACCGTGCGTCGCAGCAAACAGTAGCAGTGCGACTGCGATGGTACGGCCGGCCAACGTCAGGGTGCGCATGCGATGGCTCAGGCCTCGAATGACTCTGCCGGTACAGCGGTGAGACTGCGCTGCATCAGCACCTCGATGTCATACCCTTCGCGACGCACGCGTTCATCCACGTAGATCAGGCAAAGCGCAATCGAAGCGACGGGCGCGACCAGCATCGCGGCCACAAAGCCCACGACCAGCTCGATTGCCAGCAGAAGCAGGTGCTCCGCGCCCCGAGAGTTTGTGGCAATCATCACGAGCGGGATCTGGATGCCACCGGCAACCATCTGCAACACATAGACCAGTAGCAACGCCAGGAAGATGCGCCCCTTACGCCCGGCGGCCAGCTCTTTTGAGCGTCGCAACGAAGCGTTCACGCCAAGGTCTTCGCCAACGCCCGCCGGAGTGGCCAGCGCGTTTCGCAGGAAATTGAGTATGCCCAAGACTCCACCGGCGATCACGCAGATCGTCCCGGCCAGCGCCGCCAGCGCTGTGAGCATCGGGCTGCGGGCCCGTGCGGAGAGAGCGATGCCACCGAAGAGCAGGACCGCGCCGATACTTGTCGGCCAGATCGCACTCCAGAGCTGTCGAAGCGCGATGCCGCTCCAACGCAGCCAGCGACTTCTCACCGCGCGATACGATTCCCCTGCCCCGGCAGTAAGGCCACGGGTGATGCGACTCACCGCATCGGCCGTCGCTGCGTGTGAGATCGCGTAGGCAACCAGGAACAGCAGCGTCGCCGGCAGGAAGTACACCTGCATCAGCATCAAGCTGCCCATTGCCCCCGCGAGTTCGTCGGGCCGGCTTCCCGGCGACAACGCCGTCGGCAAGTGCCGGTATGCGGCCACAATCAAACGCGCGATGCTTGACAGCGTCAGAACAACGGCGGGCACAGCCCCGATACTGGCGAACAGCCAGAAGCGCCGTCGATAGAATGCCAGCGTGCGATCGAGAATCTCCCCCGTCGACAGGGGCCGCAGCTGTGGTGCCGCGCCCGACATGCCCGCACCAGCGGGAGCCGGCGGCATGTATGCCGGGGCGGCGCCGTAAGCAGACGGTGAGAAGCCCTGATACGCGTCCTCTGGTTCCACCGCTTACCCTCGCAGACTTATCGGGAAATAGTTGTGCTGGTGAGCCATTGTTGCAGGCCCGGCTGCTGTTGTGCACGAAACTTTACGCAGCTGTCGATGTTCCCCAGCGCATCCCGCAACGCCCGTTCCGTCGCCGTGACAGGGTGTGCCGCGAAGAACTGTTGCACGTCGGCACGCTCCTCCGCGCTGCAGAACGATCCGGTAGCCGAAACCACGCGGTTCCCGCTCGCAACCGTCAACTGCGCATGAACTTTGTCCCAGTTCTTCTTCATGTATTCCCACGCGGCCGTACGCGTATCCCGTTGTTGCAGAAGAATGACCATGGGAATCCAGCTTTCCTGGTTTCGGACCTTGCCGCTGGTGACATAGTCCATGGTCCGGTTGACTAATGCCGGGTTCGTGAACTGCGGCAGCAGATTCAGCGCCTGAGACTTCTCCGTAGGGATGGTCGTTGTCTCAAGGAAGCGTTGCATCTGGTCGTACAACGCCGCATCTCCATGCGATGCGGCGACATCCAGGGCATTCGAGGCCAGTTCCGGCTCAACCGAGCGGTCCCCACGCAAATAACCCTGCGTAATCTTATTGGCTTCAGCAATCACCGCGGTGTCGTCCGACACGCCAAGGAATTGGAATAGCTCGGCACGTCGAGCTGCTTCCGCCGGCGTGGGCTTCACACTGCGGTACACCGGCGAGAACTGCTGCCGTATCCAGGCCTTCAAAAGATCACGCTGTGCGTCCGTTGCGACCCGTGAACTGATCGCGGCAGTTCCCGTAAACGCCTGCTGCACGACCTGGGCGTTGGAATCAGCGCGCAGGCTTCCGACCAGATCGAGGTACCCACCAAGCGATCCTTGCCCCGAACGCATCAGCGCGTAGCGGTCTCCGAGCAGGCCGATGCGCTCCGGCGCATTCAGCCCGGGCGCCGTTGCGATCAGTGACTTCAGAGATGCTGCATCGTAGTTACTCCGATAGAACCCCTTCGCATCCGCGTTGGCATAGGGACCCGCGGGTGACACACTCACCGCACCCTCTTGCACCACCTGGCACGATCCGCCACGCAAGCAAACGGGTGCGGTCCAGGGCATCTTCGCCGCACCGCTCGAATCATTCGCCGAAGCCAGATTCGACAGATAGAAGCGCGACTCGGAGACGTTGTATTTGCCACTGCCCTGCGCCTCGAAGGTCAGCAGCGGCACGCCCGGCAGGGCTACAAAGCTCTCCATGATCTTGTCCACGGGCTTACCGCTGGCCGCGGTCTGGGCATTCCAAAAGTCTTCGGCTGTGGCGTTCCCAAACTTATGTGTCTGCATGTAGTTGTGGAGTCCGCGCTGAAATGCGGCGTCGCCCACATAGTGCTCCACCATGCCGATGACCGCGCCGGCCTTGCCGTACGAGATGCCATCGAACTGCTCTTCAATCTCCGCAGGCGTATCTGCCTTGCTGCGGATCGCGCGTGTGGTGGGCGCTGCGTCCAGGTTCATGGTCTGGTTCAGGCTCAGCGCTGCATCCTCGCGCATGCCCCACGTCGGCTGCCACTCATCGACAGCCTTGTACTCCATCCATGTCGCAAATCCTTCGTTCAGCCACAGGTTGTCCCACCACTGCATGGTCACAAGGTCGCCGAACCACTGGTGCGCCATCTCGTGCGCAACATCGACCGCAACCAGCTTCTTCGCGGAGAGCGATGCCTTCTCGTCGACCAGCAGAGCCGTCTCGCGATACGTGATGCAACCCCAGTTCTCCATCGCCCCCGCTTCAAAGTCGGGGATGCCAATCATGTCCAGCTTCGGCATCGCATACTTCACGCCGAAATACTGGTTGTAGTAATGCAGAAAGTGCTCGGCGGCGTGCAGCGCAAAGGGTGTCAGCGCAATCTTGTCCGGCGTCGAGCAGCTGCGGATTGGCGTGCCGTCCGCCTTGCCGCTCGTGCAAACCCAATCGCCCACCTGGAAGGCCAGCAGATAAGTCGACATCTTCGGCGTGGTAGCGAATGTCTGCGTATGCATGCCACCACTCGCGGGCTTGTCGCTCAACATGTTCGTGTTCGCGATGACAATATCGCCCTTATCGATAGTTAGCGACAGGTCGAAGGTCGCTTTCATCGCCGGCTCATCGAAGCTTGGGAAGGCACGTCGCGCGTCGGTCGATTCAAACTGCGTCACGGCATAGTTGCGCTTGGCTGTCTTCGAAAGATAGAAGCCGCGCAGCTTGTCGTTCAGGATCCCCGTGTAGGCAATCGACAGCGTCACCTTCCCCGCAGGGAGCGGGTTCGCGAAGGTGAAGGTGGCCTGCTCTTTTGTCTCGTCGTACGCGACGGTGCCGGTCTGCCCCATGGTCGGGGCCTGCGCTTCGCCACTGCGTTGCGGCAGAGCTTTCACGCTCGTCAGCTTCAACTCGATCGCATTCAGCGTGATGGTGTTGGAGGGCTGCGCCAGCGTGACATCAATCGTCTCTTCACCGATGAAGGTGGCCGACTTCAGATCAGGCGTCAGGTGGAGCGCGTAGTGTTCCGGAACCACATTTGAGGACAGGCGCTGCGCCGTGACTGGCGCTGCGGCAAACAGCATAGCCAGCAGGGGAAGACCAATTCGCATGGCAACCAGTGTATGACGTCGTGCAGGCGTAGATCCCGTCATCCCGAAATGCACGATCTGGCGAGTCGTCACACGGCAGTCGTCAGGGCCTGGTTGCCACCACTGCGCTTCACCGCGTACATCGCCCGGTCACAGTGGGTCATCAGCTGATCCCAGCTTGCGGACGAATCATCCGTGAGCTCAGCGAAGCCAACACTGGTGGTGACCCGAAACACGGCTTGCTCGTGGGATATTTCAAGATCGGCAACGCAGGTGCGAACCTTTTCGGCAATCACTTCTGCCATAGCCAGGTTGGTTGCGGGCAGGATCACCAGGAACTCGTCGCCGCCAACACGCGCTGCCAGGTCATCCGGACGCAGAGCAGAGCGCAGGCAATTTGCCACTGCCACCAGCGCAGCGTCTCCTCCACGATGTCCATGCTCGTCGTTGATGCCCTTGAACGCATCCAGATCCATCGCCAGGGCGCACACACGAGTGCTCTTTCGGCGCAGCTTCTGCAGCTCACGATTTGCAGCGACCTCGATTGCCCGCCGGTTCAGCAGCCCCGTAAGCGAGTCGGTTGAAGCCTGCACTTCCAGGTCCTGCCGCAGTAGAGCCATCGTGATCCAGACGTAGGCCACAATGATGCCGCACTGCAGACACGTGGTGAAGATCACGATCGACTGCAGGAAGAAGCCACTTTCCAGGTAGTTTGAGGGCGCACCCGTACTGTGAATGCCCACCAGCCGGACGAAATTGCCGCAGCCCAGCAGGAACAGCATCACCGCCATCGGCAGGCCCATCTTCCATTTGGCCCGATGGGATTGGAAGAGGATCACGCCTGCGGCATTCCATTGCTGCAGGCCCAGCACCAGGCTGAAGAGGAGGAGACGTCGACTCGTGTTGGGGGTGATAACTCCGTATTGCACGACTGCGATCAGCCCCAGAACGACCAGTGCAGCCTGAACGAAACGCTGGCCGCGCCTGCGACCGAAGAGATCTTCCAGGCCCAGCATGAGGACGTAATAGCCCACAAAGAACGTGCCGGTTGCGCCCACGATCGAGAGTGGATCGGGGATCTGGCCGCGCAACAGCACGGCGATTGCCGCGATGAGCAGACAGACGTTATAGAGCAGGAACTTGCCGACGCCGCCAATGCCGCGATACATGCCTGCATTCGTCAGAATCAGCAACATGCAGAGCGCCAAGAACACCACATGTTGAATGTGCAGGAGGTGCATAGTTTCCGGCTCTCTTATCCCGACACAGAAACAGGATGACCCCGGAACTAGCCGAGGCGATACGAATACCAAAGGGAAAACCGCGCTTTGGTCCGCGCGTGAGGTGCTGCCTACTTAAAATTGTGCTGCTTCCTTTCCATTCTGCCCACAAGTTGGATTCCCTGCAATGAAAAGCGGGAGGGAACCGAGAAAAACACGGTCCTGGCGGGAAAGGAACGTACCAGAACCGGTCTTTCGGGGCTTAGGGCTGCGAGGCCGCCCGCTCGCTGTGCCCGCTGATCTCTGCCGCCCGCGCTTCAGCGTAAGCTGCCGCGCCGATCAAAGCGCACTTTTCTTCCAGAATGACCCGCACCGGAATGGTGTGGAGCAGCGGCGACAGGCGGCCCTTATCCAGAAATGCTTGGCGAAACGGTCCGGACTTCAGCGTTTTCAGGATTTTCGGTGGGATCCCGCCGCCCAGATAGACGCCGCCCGACGCCAGCAGCTTCAGCCCCATGTTGCCGCACTCCGCGCCATACGCCGCCGAGAACATCTCCAGCACCTTTGCGGTCAGCTCGCACGAGCCGTCCTCGCCCGTCGTGCCGATGACAAAATTCGGATCCTCGGTCTCCATGCGCTCCCGGAGCCACGCAGGCTCTTCCATCTTTTTGCCATCCCGCAGGAACTCGTAGATGTTCTTTAGCCCCAGGCCGCTGACCACACGCTCGGAAGAGACGCGGCCCTTCAGCTTCTGCTGCAGCCAGATCAACATCTCGATCTCGAGCGGATTACGTGGAGCCCAGTCGACATGTCCGCCCTCGCTGGGCAGCGGAATATGGCGGCGCGCAATCGGGTTGTACACCAGCAGGGCTTCGCCGAGGCCGGTTCCCGCGGATACCAGTGCGCGATGTCCCAGCGCCGACTTATCGCCAGCCTCCAGCTCAAAGACCTGGTCCGGTCCGAGCTCGGCGATACCGTAACCATTCGCCTCCAGATCGTTGATCAGGAAGATGTGCTCGATGTTCAGGATCTTCGATAGGTCGCGGGCATCCAGCTCCCAGGGCAGGTTGGTCAGCTTCAGATGACCGTCCTTCACCGGCCCGGGGCAGCCAAAGCAGGCTGCGACAACCTGCCCGTCCACCTTTTCTCCGATTTCGGGATCCTTCAGAAACTCAAGCACCACGTCCTGCAGGCTGGCATAGCCGCTTGCCGGAAACTTCTTGGTATGGACAATGTTCAGCTTGCCACCGTCAAAGTTGTACAGCGCCAGGTCAACCTTGGTGCCGCCCACATCTCCTGCAAGAATCATCGAGTAAGCTCCAGCGTTCCTGTCTCTGCATCATCGTGTGTACCGCTCTTCGGCAGGCGGCGTGCGGCCTCTGCATCCAGCAGCAGGCCAACGTGGCCG is a genomic window containing:
- a CDS encoding DUF4350 domain-containing protein, which encodes MSGSADRRIVLWLLAAVVVIVALTAFVAPVTHDDDPMPTTYNSGTHGAKGAFVLMGELGYEVSRSDVAATTALDAADAPHTTYILAEPYAPAEGEQKQQYGAVERFLQRGGRVLATGFRGAYFLPGGRTGKATQFVGELCTSVPEGADALAQVGAVSTYDMSPWNAPEPAVRVDQRCGSDAVVVHRPYPHGGEMVWWSSSEAMTNRGIAQDSSLHLLLLSVGPAKGAGARRVIFDEFYHGQNAAAADYLKGLPLRSLAVQAGLVVVLLLLSYSRRSGPIREPLHVPRTSPVEFAQNMGALYQRAGVTEPATEAARRRLSRFLVSVCGLTPATANSDALAVATIVGDRFGIDPHPLQRVLERADTARYDKLRPRDALTLVQAIDREIARLRKALPANADNLSGNRMIKVETT
- a CDS encoding DUF4129 domain-containing protein — its product is MRTLTLAGRTIAVALLLFAATHGASAQPQLPAMVPHAGLAPLRDVSPTAYREHLKRLRQLVTDCGRVVTACDAAAVGDDDRVALPDGTHVAERYGWLRNLLDDSNDPTHRLRGELLPRAAERLAEQEAEIDALPKAIALTARERVSRDAVLARKEFRTTAAEYSLTERIGSWISRQISKLFRGVSSLGRMAPWLGTALQWGTVILAASLLVLWVLRALDRQRIALGRLGGESARAQADAESRAWAEVARTHAANGEWRDAVHCLYWASIVALEDRRTLRRSGTRTPREALQLIAPASQLREPLRAQTGAFERIWYGQQPAAESDYNEALQHYETLHPSARELRA
- a CDS encoding M1 family metallopeptidase, which encodes MRIGLPLLAMLFAAAPVTAQRLSSNVVPEHYALHLTPDLKSATFIGEETIDVTLAQPSNTITLNAIELKLTSVKALPQRSGEAQAPTMGQTGTVAYDETKEQATFTFANPLPAGKVTLSIAYTGILNDKLRGFYLSKTAKRNYAVTQFESTDARRAFPSFDEPAMKATFDLSLTIDKGDIVIANTNMLSDKPASGGMHTQTFATTPKMSTYLLAFQVGDWVCTSGKADGTPIRSCSTPDKIALTPFALHAAEHFLHYYNQYFGVKYAMPKLDMIGIPDFEAGAMENWGCITYRETALLVDEKASLSAKKLVAVDVAHEMAHQWFGDLVTMQWWDNLWLNEGFATWMEYKAVDEWQPTWGMREDAALSLNQTMNLDAAPTTRAIRSKADTPAEIEEQFDGISYGKAGAVIGMVEHYVGDAAFQRGLHNYMQTHKFGNATAEDFWNAQTAASGKPVDKIMESFVALPGVPLLTFEAQGSGKYNVSESRFYLSNLASANDSSGAAKMPWTAPVCLRGGSCQVVQEGAVSVSPAGPYANADAKGFYRSNYDAASLKSLIATAPGLNAPERIGLLGDRYALMRSGQGSLGGYLDLVGSLRADSNAQVVQQAFTGTAAISSRVATDAQRDLLKAWIRQQFSPVYRSVKPTPAEAARRAELFQFLGVSDDTAVIAEANKITQGYLRGDRSVEPELASNALDVAASHGDAALYDQMQRFLETTTIPTEKSQALNLLPQFTNPALVNRTMDYVTSGKVRNQESWIPMVILLQQRDTRTAAWEYMKKNWDKVHAQLTVASGNRVVSATGSFCSAEERADVQQFFAAHPVTATERALRDALGNIDSCVKFRAQQQPGLQQWLTSTTISR
- a CDS encoding GGDEF domain-containing protein, whose amino-acid sequence is MLLILTNAGMYRGIGGVGKFLLYNVCLLIAAIAVLLRGQIPDPLSIVGATGTFFVGYYVLMLGLEDLFGRRRGQRFVQAALVVLGLIAVVQYGVITPNTSRRLLLFSLVLGLQQWNAAGVILFQSHRAKWKMGLPMAVMLFLLGCGNFVRLVGIHSTGAPSNYLESGFFLQSIVIFTTCLQCGIIVAYVWITMALLRQDLEVQASTDSLTGLLNRRAIEVAANRELQKLRRKSTRVCALAMDLDAFKGINDEHGHRGGDAALVAVANCLRSALRPDDLAARVGGDEFLVILPATNLAMAEVIAEKVRTCVADLEISHEQAVFRVTTSVGFAELTDDSSASWDQLMTHCDRAMYAVKRSGGNQALTTAV
- the glk gene encoding glucokinase, with amino-acid sequence MILAGDVGGTKVDLALYNFDGGKLNIVHTKKFPASGYASLQDVVLEFLKDPEIGEKVDGQVVAACFGCPGPVKDGHLKLTNLPWELDARDLSKILNIEHIFLINDLEANGYGIAELGPDQVFELEAGDKSALGHRALVSAGTGLGEALLVYNPIARRHIPLPSEGGHVDWAPRNPLEIEMLIWLQQKLKGRVSSERVVSGLGLKNIYEFLRDGKKMEEPAWLRERMETEDPNFVIGTTGEDGSCELTAKVLEMFSAAYGAECGNMGLKLLASGGVYLGGGIPPKILKTLKSGPFRQAFLDKGRLSPLLHTIPVRVILEEKCALIGAAAYAEARAAEISGHSERAASQP